The following are encoded together in the Streptomyces flavofungini genome:
- a CDS encoding M23 family metallopeptidase, whose amino-acid sequence MRSLSCRPLLAPLLPVLLCALVALGVPGTAIADGRDGSDGHGGPSTSAEVARLYVEAQSATSRYEEGRRAAGVQRARVKHLERLLAKERYDVAVLREDLGRMATAQYRTGGGLPLTARLLLADDPDELLRGRRVVGQADLAVTNTVARTQRAAARLATAQRSATRAREVLDRREARLARLKRGIEAKLETARWTLQQQADASAAAGRCRGAVRLAQPQSSPTRAWVTPVETYELSAGFDSAGARWAARHTGQDFAVGIGAPVRSVGAGRVVRVACGGGFGMEVVVRHEDGSYTQYAHLASVAVDQGERVGTGQWVGQAGTTGNSTGPHLHFEARLTPDLGSGVDPVGWLAERGVGL is encoded by the coding sequence ATGCGTTCCCTGTCCTGCCGCCCGCTCCTCGCACCGCTCCTGCCGGTCCTGTTGTGCGCGCTCGTGGCGCTCGGCGTGCCCGGGACGGCGATCGCGGACGGCCGTGACGGAAGCGACGGGCACGGCGGGCCGAGCACCAGTGCGGAGGTGGCACGCCTCTACGTAGAGGCCCAGTCGGCCACCTCGCGCTACGAGGAGGGGCGCCGGGCGGCCGGGGTGCAGCGGGCCCGCGTCAAGCACCTGGAGCGGCTGCTCGCCAAGGAGCGGTACGACGTCGCCGTGCTGCGCGAGGACCTGGGCCGGATGGCCACCGCGCAGTACCGCACCGGGGGCGGCCTGCCGCTCACCGCGCGGCTGCTGCTCGCGGACGACCCCGACGAACTGCTGCGCGGCAGGCGCGTCGTGGGGCAGGCGGACCTCGCCGTCACCAACACCGTCGCCCGGACCCAGCGGGCCGCGGCAAGGCTCGCCACGGCCCAGCGCTCCGCCACCCGCGCCCGCGAGGTGCTCGACCGGCGGGAGGCGCGCCTGGCCCGCCTGAAGCGGGGCATCGAGGCGAAGCTGGAGACGGCGCGGTGGACGCTGCAGCAGCAGGCCGACGCGTCGGCGGCCGCGGGCCGGTGCCGGGGCGCCGTCCGGCTCGCGCAGCCGCAATCGTCACCTACGCGCGCGTGGGTGACGCCCGTGGAGACGTACGAGCTGTCCGCGGGCTTCGACAGCGCGGGCGCGCGCTGGGCGGCCCGGCACACCGGGCAGGACTTCGCCGTCGGCATCGGCGCTCCGGTGCGCTCGGTGGGCGCCGGGCGGGTGGTGCGGGTGGCCTGCGGCGGCGGCTTCGGCATGGAGGTCGTGGTGCGGCACGAGGACGGTTCGTACACGCAGTACGCGCACTTGGCGTCCGTCGCCGTCGACCAGGGGGAGCGGGTGGGCACCGGCCAGTGGGTCGGCCAGGCGGGCACCACCGGCAACTCGACCGGCCCGCACCTGCACTTCGAGGCACGGCTGACGCCGGACCTCGGTTCGGGGGTGGACCCCGTGGGGTGGCTCGCGGAGCGCGGGGTGGGGCTCTGA
- a CDS encoding Cof-type HAD-IIB family hydrolase, whose amino-acid sequence MTSTTPRPHVPAPTVPPRLIATDLDGTLLRDDKSVSQRTVAALAAAEAAGIEVFFVTGRPARWMDVVSDHVHGHGLAICGNGAAVVDLHGGPGSHRFVMVRELEPSVALEVVGILRAAAPGTSFAIERTGGVHHEPAYPPLHLDPAVSVAPAEKLLRAESGSADQPVLKVLAHHPELSPDAFLRLARVAAGDRVEITRSSPTALLEISGPGVSKASTLALCCAERGISHEEVVAFGDMPNDIEMLTWAGVSYAMGNAHADVIAAASARTVANNEDGVAVVIERILAER is encoded by the coding sequence GTGACCTCAACCACCCCACGGCCCCACGTCCCGGCCCCCACCGTTCCGCCCCGGCTGATCGCCACGGACCTGGACGGCACGCTGCTGCGCGACGACAAGTCCGTCTCGCAGCGCACCGTCGCCGCGCTCGCGGCCGCCGAGGCCGCCGGCATCGAGGTCTTCTTCGTGACCGGGCGCCCGGCCCGCTGGATGGACGTCGTCAGCGACCATGTGCACGGCCACGGCCTGGCCATCTGCGGGAACGGCGCCGCGGTGGTCGACCTGCACGGCGGCCCGGGCAGCCACCGCTTCGTGATGGTGCGGGAGCTGGAGCCCTCCGTCGCCCTGGAGGTGGTCGGCATCCTGCGGGCGGCGGCGCCCGGCACGTCCTTCGCGATCGAGCGCACCGGCGGGGTGCACCACGAACCGGCCTACCCGCCGCTGCACCTGGACCCCGCCGTCAGCGTCGCGCCCGCCGAGAAGCTCCTCAGGGCCGAGTCCGGCAGCGCCGACCAGCCCGTCCTCAAGGTCCTCGCCCACCATCCCGAGCTGTCCCCGGACGCGTTCCTGAGGCTGGCCCGGGTGGCCGCGGGCGACCGCGTGGAGATCACCCGCTCCAGCCCGACCGCGCTCCTGGAGATCAGCGGCCCCGGCGTCTCCAAGGCCAGCACCCTCGCGCTGTGCTGCGCCGAGCGCGGCATCAGCCATGAGGAAGTCGTCGCCTTCGGAGACATGCCGAACGACATCGAGATGCTCACCTGGGCCGGTGTCTCGTACGCCATGGGCAACGCCCACGCGGACGTGATCGCGGCGGCGTCCGCCCGCACGGTCGCCAACAACGAGGACGGCGTGGCCGTGGTCATCGAACGAATACTGGCCGAGCGGTAG
- a CDS encoding LLM class flavin-dependent oxidoreductase: protein MSLRLSTVILPVRRWHEGGRERWQRAEDLGFHTAYTYDHLSWRTFRDGPWFGALPTLTAAAAVTERIRLGTLVTSPNFRHPVTLAKELITLDDVSNGRITLGIGAGGNGFDATTLRRADEEPWTPRERADHFGEFLPLLDRLLTEDSVTYEGERYAAHEARNIPGCVQRPRLPFAVAATGPRGLRLAARHGQAWVTTGDPKISATGTPEQSLEAVRGQLDKLGKACADVGRDAEELDKVLLSGFTPDRPLDSFDAFVDFAGKHAALGIDEIVLHWPLPGTDFGADEKVFERIATEALAQL from the coding sequence ATGAGTCTGCGTCTGAGCACCGTCATCCTGCCCGTCCGCCGCTGGCACGAGGGGGGCAGGGAGCGCTGGCAGCGCGCGGAGGACCTCGGTTTCCACACCGCGTACACCTATGACCACCTCTCCTGGCGGACCTTCCGTGACGGGCCCTGGTTCGGCGCGCTGCCGACGCTGACGGCCGCCGCGGCCGTGACCGAGCGGATCCGCCTGGGCACGCTCGTGACCTCGCCGAACTTCCGGCACCCGGTGACGCTCGCCAAGGAGCTGATCACCCTCGACGACGTGTCGAACGGCCGGATCACGCTCGGCATCGGCGCGGGCGGCAACGGCTTCGACGCCACCACGCTCCGCCGCGCCGACGAGGAGCCCTGGACGCCCCGGGAGCGCGCGGACCACTTCGGGGAGTTCCTGCCGCTGCTCGACCGGCTGCTCACCGAGGACTCGGTGACGTACGAGGGCGAGCGGTACGCGGCCCACGAGGCGCGGAACATCCCCGGCTGTGTACAGCGCCCCCGGCTGCCGTTCGCCGTGGCCGCCACCGGTCCCCGCGGCCTGCGGCTCGCCGCGCGGCACGGGCAGGCGTGGGTGACGACGGGCGACCCGAAGATCTCCGCGACGGGCACCCCGGAGCAGTCCCTGGAGGCCGTCCGCGGCCAGCTCGACAAGCTCGGCAAGGCCTGCGCGGACGTCGGCCGGGACGCCGAGGAGCTGGACAAGGTGCTGCTCAGCGGCTTCACGCCGGACCGGCCGCTGGACTCCTTCGACGCCTTCGTCGACTTCGCGGGGAAGCACGCGGCGCTCGGCATCGACGAGATCGTCCTGCACTGGCCGCTGCCCGGCACGGACTTCGGCGCGGACGAGAAGGTCTTCGAGCGCATCGCGACGGAGGCGCTCGCCCAGCTCTGA
- a CDS encoding MerR family transcriptional regulator — MEYRIEDLAHHSGATVRTIRAYQDRGLLPRPERRGRSNVYGDAHLARLRQIADLLDRGYTLASIKELLEAWDAGRGLGGVLGLVAEVDGPWTDEKADRITRAELIEAFGGVPDPAAVADAVALGVLEPLPGNDDEFLVPSPQELAVAAELHAAGVPLSAISSHLRELRGQVEHIAARFLEFTNEYVFARYLGDHQPTEADAAEAASLIRRLRPLAQKSVDAELARAMRLLATRNLRRHLVAEEPLRRGDEPEYVGLPADTMRAVQDLVGRENAAAFIAAAAEREVHSRTLDRLAPIDPKEASVTQKPPRA, encoded by the coding sequence GTGGAGTACCGCATAGAGGACCTCGCCCACCACAGCGGGGCCACGGTGCGCACGATCCGCGCCTATCAGGACCGCGGCCTGCTGCCCCGGCCCGAGCGGCGCGGCCGGTCCAACGTGTACGGGGACGCGCACCTGGCCCGCCTTCGCCAGATCGCCGACCTGCTCGACCGGGGGTACACCCTCGCCTCCATCAAGGAGCTCCTGGAGGCCTGGGACGCGGGCCGGGGCCTCGGCGGCGTGCTCGGCCTGGTCGCCGAGGTCGACGGGCCGTGGACGGACGAGAAGGCCGACCGGATCACGCGGGCGGAGCTGATCGAGGCGTTCGGCGGTGTCCCCGACCCGGCGGCGGTGGCGGACGCGGTCGCGCTCGGGGTCCTTGAGCCGCTGCCGGGGAACGACGACGAGTTCCTGGTGCCGAGTCCCCAAGAGCTCGCGGTGGCCGCGGAGTTGCACGCGGCTGGCGTGCCGCTGTCGGCGATCTCCAGCCATCTGCGGGAGTTGAGGGGGCAGGTCGAGCACATCGCGGCCCGTTTCCTTGAGTTCACCAACGAGTACGTCTTCGCGCGCTATCTCGGCGATCACCAGCCCACGGAGGCCGACGCGGCCGAGGCCGCCTCGCTCATCCGCCGCCTCCGCCCGCTCGCGCAGAAGTCGGTCGACGCCGAACTGGCGCGCGCGATGCGCTTGTTGGCCACCCGGAACCTGCGCCGCCACCTCGTCGCCGAGGAACCGCTCCGCAGGGGCGACGAGCCCGAGTACGTGGGCCTGCCCGCCGACACAATGCGCGCCGTTCAGGACCTTGTTGGGCGGGAGAACGCCGCGGCGTTCATCGCGGCGGCGGCCGAACGGGAAGTCCACAGCCGGACATTGGACAGACTTGCCCCAATTGACCCCAAAGAGGCATCAGTTACCCAAAAGCCGCCACGGGCCTGA
- a CDS encoding metal-dependent hydrolase — MVPRRVSFDWDETPLDWIPDEPVATHVINVLHLLLPAGERWFVKVFKEGLPLVTDPVLLKDVKGFMGQEATHSVQHAHVLDHLAARRLDTADFTKYVDFLFERLLGDRTPLGPLVSTQEWLRFRLAVVAAIEQFTAVLGDWVLDADGLDRAGADEVMLDLLRWHGAEEVEHRAVAFDMYQHCGGTGAPRYARRVAAMAVTAPVMLYLWIWGSAYLIRHDPRLARAAATGAARRPRLTPRAYNRAVDKGLLPSMRQLGAAVPRYLRRSYHPSQEGSLRKAVDYLAQSPAARTAAAVAGRAAIA, encoded by the coding sequence ATCGTGCCGCGCCGGGTCTCGTTCGACTGGGACGAGACCCCGCTGGACTGGATCCCGGACGAGCCCGTCGCCACGCACGTCATCAACGTCCTGCACCTGCTGCTCCCGGCGGGGGAGCGGTGGTTCGTGAAGGTCTTCAAGGAGGGCCTGCCGCTGGTCACCGACCCCGTGCTCCTCAAGGACGTCAAGGGCTTCATGGGGCAGGAGGCGACGCACAGCGTGCAGCACGCGCACGTGCTCGACCACCTGGCGGCGCGGCGCCTGGACACGGCCGACTTCACGAAGTACGTCGACTTCCTCTTCGAACGGCTCCTCGGGGACCGGACGCCGCTCGGGCCGCTGGTGTCGACGCAGGAGTGGCTGCGGTTCCGGCTCGCGGTGGTGGCCGCCATCGAGCAGTTCACCGCGGTGCTCGGCGACTGGGTGCTCGACGCCGACGGGCTCGACCGGGCCGGGGCGGACGAGGTCATGCTGGACCTGCTGCGCTGGCACGGCGCGGAGGAGGTGGAGCACCGCGCGGTCGCGTTCGACATGTACCAGCACTGCGGCGGCACGGGCGCGCCCCGGTACGCGCGGCGGGTGGCGGCCATGGCGGTCACGGCACCCGTGATGCTCTACCTGTGGATCTGGGGCAGCGCGTATCTGATCCGCCACGACCCACGGCTCGCGAGGGCGGCGGCGACGGGGGCGGCGAGGCGGCCCCGGCTGACCCCCCGGGCGTACAACAGGGCGGTCGACAAGGGCCTGCTGCCCTCCATGCGGCAGCTCGGCGCGGCCGTGCCCCGCTATCTGCGGCGGTCGTACCATCCGTCGCAGGAGGGCTCGCTGCGCAAGGCCGTCGACTATCTGGCGCAGTCGCCCGCGGCACGCACCGCGGCGGCGGTGGCGGGCCGCGCGGCCATCGCCTAG
- a CDS encoding SDR family oxidoreductase: MTTVDLLGARERWVRTGGVELCVAELGDAARPTVLLVHGYPDSKEVWSEVAARLADRFHVVLYDVRGHGRSTAPKPLRGGFTLEKLTDDFLAVADAVSPDEPVHLVGHDWGSVQSWEFVTVERTQGRIASFTSLSGPSLDHFGHWIKKRMTRPTPRRAAQLVSQGAKSWYVYMLHTPVLPELAWRGPLGKRWPKILRRLEKVPADGYPTLSLPSDAAHGAWLYRDNVRARLRRPRADAYAHAPVQLIVPSGDIFLSEKLYDDLESWAPQLTRRTLPAKHWVPRTRPDQLTAWITEFVSAHEGGGPSALASAAAPAPGKHAERFAGQLVLVTGAGSGIGRATAFAFAEAGARVIAVDRDAEGAARTAELSRLVGAPAAWAETVDVSDEQAMEKLAEKVATEYGVVDVLVNNAGIGLSGSFLDTSSEDWKKVLDVNLWGVIHGCRLFGRQMAERGQGGHIVNTASAAAYQPSKALPAYSTSKAAVLMLSECLRAELAGQGIGVSAICPGFVNTNITSTARFAGVSADEEKRRQKKSARLYGLRNYPPEKVADAVLRAVVRNQAVVPVTPEARGAHLMSRFTPKALRAIARLEPPL, from the coding sequence ATGACCACCGTCGATCTCTTGGGCGCGCGGGAGCGCTGGGTGCGCACGGGCGGCGTGGAGCTGTGCGTCGCCGAGCTGGGTGACGCGGCGCGGCCCACGGTGCTGCTCGTGCACGGCTATCCGGACTCCAAGGAGGTGTGGTCCGAGGTGGCCGCGCGCCTCGCGGACCGCTTCCACGTGGTGCTCTACGACGTGCGCGGGCACGGCAGGTCGACGGCACCGAAGCCGCTGCGCGGCGGTTTCACCCTGGAGAAGCTCACCGACGACTTCCTCGCCGTCGCGGACGCGGTCAGCCCGGACGAGCCGGTGCACCTGGTGGGCCACGACTGGGGCTCGGTGCAGTCCTGGGAGTTCGTGACGGTCGAGCGCACGCAGGGGCGGATCGCGTCGTTCACGTCGCTGTCAGGGCCGTCCCTCGACCACTTCGGGCACTGGATCAAGAAGCGCATGACGCGGCCGACCCCGCGCCGCGCCGCCCAACTCGTCTCCCAGGGCGCCAAGTCCTGGTACGTGTACATGCTGCACACCCCCGTCCTGCCCGAGCTGGCCTGGCGCGGCCCGCTCGGCAAGCGCTGGCCGAAAATTCTGCGGCGCCTGGAGAAGGTCCCCGCCGACGGCTATCCCACGCTGTCGCTGCCGTCGGACGCCGCGCACGGCGCCTGGCTCTACCGCGACAACGTCCGCGCCCGGCTGCGCAGGCCCCGCGCGGACGCCTACGCCCACGCACCGGTGCAGCTCATCGTCCCCTCCGGCGACATCTTCCTCTCCGAGAAGCTGTACGACGACCTGGAGTCGTGGGCACCGCAGTTGACCCGGCGCACCCTCCCCGCCAAGCACTGGGTGCCGCGCACCCGCCCGGACCAGCTCACGGCGTGGATCACGGAGTTCGTCTCGGCCCACGAAGGCGGCGGTCCGTCGGCCCTGGCGAGCGCGGCGGCCCCGGCGCCCGGCAAGCACGCCGAGCGGTTCGCGGGCCAGCTCGTCCTGGTCACGGGCGCGGGCAGCGGCATCGGGCGGGCCACGGCGTTCGCGTTCGCGGAGGCGGGCGCGCGGGTGATCGCCGTCGACCGGGACGCGGAGGGCGCGGCGCGCACGGCGGAGCTGTCCCGCCTCGTGGGCGCACCGGCGGCCTGGGCGGAGACGGTCGACGTCAGCGACGAACAGGCCATGGAGAAGCTGGCCGAGAAGGTCGCCACGGAGTACGGCGTGGTGGACGTCCTGGTCAACAACGCCGGCATCGGCCTGTCAGGATCCTTCCTCGACACCAGCTCCGAGGACTGGAAGAAGGTCCTCGACGTCAACCTGTGGGGCGTGATCCACGGGTGCCGTCTCTTCGGCAGGCAGATGGCCGAGCGCGGCCAGGGCGGACACATCGTCAACACCGCTTCGGCGGCCGCCTATCAGCCCTCCAAGGCCCTCCCGGCGTACAGCACGTCGAAGGCCGCCGTCCTGATGCTCAGCGAGTGCCTGCGCGCGGAGCTGGCCGGGCAGGGCATCGGGGTCTCGGCGATCTGCCCGGGCTTCGTGAACACGAACATCACCTCGACCGCCCGCTTCGCCGGGGTCTCCGCCGACGAGGAGAAGCGCCGCCAGAAGAAGTCCGCCCGCCTCTACGGCCTGCGGAACTACCCCCCGGAGAAGGTCGCCGACGCCGTCCTGCGCGCCGTCGTGCGCAATCAGGCCGTCGTCCCCGTCACCCCGGAGGCCCGCGGCGCCCACCTCATGTCCCGCTTCACGCCCAAGGCCCTGCGCGCGATAGCCCGATTGGAGCCACCGCTGTGA
- a CDS encoding M24 family metallopeptidase, whose protein sequence is MTSASKGELPADLRGFRQVQALAYACAEAVAAQLKPGVTEREAARMQRDWLRERGVRDWFHLPFAWFGDRTAFTNFRIPLQFFPTNRRLEPGMPFILDMAPVFQGCTADIGYSGCLGLNPVHDKLLADLEAHRELILREVRERRSLREIYEDVDRLMVRQGYANRHRAYPFGVIAHKVDRVKERRFSPHVFGFGTQSLKGLASDALHGHRDGWSPLWSPYKFSDHPPQPGLWAVEPHLGFRGTGAKFEEILVVTDSKDPEQSAFWLDDDLPHVRRWAEERAAA, encoded by the coding sequence GTGACTTCGGCATCGAAGGGTGAACTCCCCGCGGATCTGCGGGGGTTCCGGCAGGTGCAGGCCCTCGCGTACGCGTGCGCGGAGGCCGTCGCCGCCCAGCTGAAGCCGGGGGTGACGGAGCGCGAGGCGGCGCGGATGCAGCGGGACTGGCTGCGCGAGCGGGGGGTGCGGGACTGGTTCCACCTGCCGTTCGCCTGGTTCGGGGACCGCACGGCGTTCACGAACTTCCGCATACCCCTGCAGTTCTTCCCGACCAACCGCAGGCTGGAGCCGGGGATGCCCTTCATCCTCGACATGGCCCCGGTGTTCCAGGGCTGCACGGCCGACATCGGCTACTCCGGCTGCCTGGGCCTGAACCCGGTGCACGACAAGCTCCTCGCGGACCTGGAGGCGCACCGCGAGCTGATCCTGCGCGAGGTCCGCGAGCGCCGCTCGCTGCGCGAGATCTACGAGGACGTGGACCGGCTCATGGTCCGCCAGGGGTACGCCAACCGCCATCGCGCGTATCCCTTCGGCGTCATCGCGCACAAGGTCGACCGGGTCAAGGAGCGCCGGTTCTCGCCGCACGTCTTCGGGTTCGGCACGCAGTCCCTGAAGGGCCTCGCCAGCGACGCGCTGCACGGCCACCGGGACGGCTGGTCGCCCCTGTGGTCGCCGTACAAGTTCTCCGACCACCCGCCGCAGCCGGGTCTGTGGGCGGTCGAGCCGCATCTGGGCTTCCGCGGCACGGGCGCGAAGTTCGAGGAGATCCTGGTCGTCACCGACTCCAAGGACCCCGAGCAGAGCGCCTTCTGGCTGGACGACGATCTGCCGCACGTGCGGCGCTGGGCCGAGGAGAGGGCTGCCGCATGA
- a CDS encoding ABC transporter ATP-binding protein: MRFPRVTALDRLSMDIGPGVTGLVGANGAGKSTLIKILLGLSPATEGRAAVLGLDVATEGGRIRERVGYMPEHDCLPPDVSATEFVVHMARMSGLPPAAARERTADTLRHVGLYEERYRPIGGYSTGMKQRVKLAQALVHDPQLVFLDEPTNGLDPVGRDEMLALIRRVHTDFGISVLVTSHLLGELERTCDHVVVIDGGKLLRSSSTTDFTQSTTTLAIEVTDSDEHPDGTAALRAALQGRGVATQDDNGGLPGAGHTVLLEAADEDTYDLVRDVVADLGLGLVRMEQRRHQIAEVFRTDESGRSGKPDESDQASARAVAWAAAAAEQTQTGGGRDAR, encoded by the coding sequence ATGCGGTTCCCCCGGGTGACCGCGCTTGACCGGCTCTCCATGGACATCGGACCCGGTGTGACCGGACTCGTCGGGGCCAACGGAGCCGGCAAGTCCACATTGATCAAGATCCTGCTGGGTCTGTCCCCCGCCACGGAGGGCCGCGCCGCCGTGCTCGGACTCGACGTCGCCACCGAGGGCGGCCGGATTCGTGAGCGCGTCGGCTACATGCCCGAGCACGACTGCCTGCCGCCCGACGTCTCGGCCACCGAGTTCGTCGTCCACATGGCACGCATGTCGGGCCTGCCGCCGGCCGCCGCGCGCGAACGCACCGCGGACACCCTGCGCCATGTCGGGCTCTACGAAGAGCGCTACCGCCCCATCGGCGGCTACTCGACCGGCATGAAGCAGCGCGTGAAGCTCGCCCAGGCGCTGGTGCACGACCCGCAGCTGGTCTTCCTCGACGAGCCGACCAACGGCCTCGACCCGGTCGGCCGCGACGAGATGCTCGCCCTGATCCGCCGCGTGCACACCGACTTCGGCATCTCGGTCCTCGTCACCTCGCACCTCCTGGGCGAACTGGAGCGCACCTGCGACCACGTCGTCGTCATCGACGGCGGCAAGCTCCTGCGCTCCAGCTCCACCACGGACTTCACCCAGAGCACGACGACCCTCGCCATCGAGGTCACCGACAGCGACGAGCACCCGGACGGCACCGCCGCCCTGCGCGCGGCCCTCCAGGGCCGCGGCGTCGCCACCCAGGACGACAACGGCGGCCTCCCCGGCGCCGGGCACACCGTGCTCCTGGAGGCGGCGGACGAGGACACCTACGACCTCGTCCGGGACGTCGTCGCCGACCTCGGCCTCGGCCTGGTCCGCATGGAACAGCGCAGGCACCAGATCGCGGAGGTCTTCCGCACCGACGAGTCCGGCCGGTCCGGCAAGCCCGACGAGAGCGACCAGGCGTCCGCGCGCGCCGTCGCCTGGGCGGCCGCAGCCGCCGAGCAGACGCAGACGGGAGGCGGCCGCGATGCCCGCTGA
- a CDS encoding ABC transporter permease, with product MPADSTQIHNIGYRHYDGQRLGRAYATRSLFSQSLRGAYGLGRSAKSKVLPMILFGVMCAPALIMVAVAVATKANDLPVDYTRYAILLQAVIGLYLAAQAPQTVSRDLRFKTVPLYFSRPIERVDYVRAKFAALASALFILTAFPLVVLYVGALLAKLDFADQTKGFAQGLVSVALLSVLFSGIALVISAVTPRRGFGIAAVIAVLTISYGAVSTVQAIAHEQGSSGAISWLGLFSPITLIDGVQTAFLGATSAFPGEQGPSAGTGVVYVLVVLALIAGSYAGLMRRYRKAGL from the coding sequence ATGCCCGCTGACTCCACCCAGATCCACAACATCGGCTACCGCCACTACGACGGCCAGCGCCTCGGCCGCGCGTACGCCACCCGCTCGCTGTTCTCGCAGAGCCTGCGCGGCGCCTACGGCCTCGGCCGCTCCGCCAAGTCCAAGGTCCTGCCGATGATCCTCTTCGGGGTCATGTGCGCCCCCGCGTTGATCATGGTCGCGGTCGCGGTGGCCACCAAGGCCAACGACCTCCCCGTCGACTACACGCGCTACGCGATCCTGCTCCAGGCCGTCATCGGCCTCTACCTGGCCGCGCAGGCGCCGCAGACGGTCTCCAGGGACCTGCGGTTCAAGACCGTGCCCCTGTACTTCTCGCGCCCCATCGAACGCGTCGACTACGTACGCGCCAAGTTCGCGGCACTCGCGAGCGCCCTGTTCATCCTCACGGCCTTCCCGCTGGTCGTGCTCTACGTAGGCGCGCTGCTCGCCAAGCTCGACTTCGCCGACCAGACGAAGGGCTTCGCCCAGGGGCTCGTCTCCGTGGCGCTGCTGTCCGTGCTGTTCTCCGGGATCGCACTGGTCATCTCCGCGGTGACCCCGCGCCGCGGCTTCGGCATCGCCGCCGTCATCGCCGTCCTGACCATCTCCTACGGAGCGGTCTCCACCGTCCAGGCCATCGCCCACGAACAGGGCAGCTCCGGAGCCATCAGCTGGCTCGGCCTGTTCTCGCCGATCACCCTCATCGACGGCGTGCAGACCGCCTTCCTGGGAGCCACGTCCGCCTTCCCCGGGGAGCAGGGCCCCTCGGCCGGTACGGGCGTCGTGTACGTCCTCGTCGTCCTCGCCCTCATCGCAGGCAGCTACGCCGGCCTGATGCGCCGCTACCGAAAGGCCGGGCTCTAG
- a CDS encoding ABC transporter ATP-binding protein → MSSLRIDHVSRWFGNVVAVNDITMTISPGVTGLLGPNGAGKSTLISMMGGFLAPSTGSVTLDERPTWRNEEIYKHLGIVPEREGMYDFLTGREFVVANAELHGLGKKAAQRALATVEMEYAQDRKISTYSKGMRQRVKMASALVHEPSVLLLDEPFNGMDPRQRMQLMELLRTMGDEGRTVLFSSHILEEVEQLASHIEVIVAGRHAASGDFRKIRRLMTDRPHRYLVRSSDDRTLAAALIADPSTAGIEVDLDEGALRIQAVDFGRFTTLLPRIAREHGIRLLTVSPSDESLESVFSYLVAA, encoded by the coding sequence ATGAGCTCTCTGCGCATCGACCACGTCTCCCGCTGGTTCGGCAACGTGGTGGCGGTCAACGACATCACGATGACCATCAGCCCCGGAGTCACCGGCCTGCTCGGCCCGAACGGCGCCGGGAAGTCCACCCTCATCAGCATGATGGGCGGTTTCCTCGCCCCCTCCACGGGCAGCGTCACCCTCGACGAGCGGCCCACCTGGCGCAACGAGGAGATCTACAAGCACCTGGGCATCGTCCCCGAGCGCGAGGGGATGTACGACTTCCTCACCGGCCGCGAATTCGTCGTCGCCAACGCCGAGTTGCACGGCCTCGGCAAGAAGGCCGCCCAGCGCGCCCTCGCCACGGTCGAGATGGAGTACGCGCAGGACCGCAAGATCTCCACGTACTCCAAGGGCATGCGGCAGCGCGTGAAGATGGCCTCCGCGCTCGTCCACGAGCCGTCCGTGCTGCTGCTCGACGAGCCCTTCAACGGCATGGACCCGCGCCAGCGCATGCAACTCATGGAGCTGCTGCGCACGATGGGCGACGAGGGCCGCACCGTCCTGTTCTCCTCGCACATCCTCGAAGAGGTCGAACAGCTCGCCTCGCACATCGAGGTGATCGTCGCCGGACGCCACGCGGCCAGCGGCGACTTCCGCAAGATCCGCCGCCTGATGACGGACCGGCCGCACCGCTACCTGGTGCGCTCCAGCGACGACCGCACGCTCGCCGCCGCACTCATCGCCGACCCGTCCACCGCGGGCATCGAAGTCGACCTCGACGAGGGCGCGCTGCGCATCCAGGCCGTCGACTTCGGGCGCTTCACCACCCTGTTGCCACGCATCGCCCGCGAACACGGCATCCGGCTCCTGACCGTCTCGCCCTCGGACGAGTCGCTCGAGTCGGTCTTCTCCTACCTCGTCGCGGCCTGA